A stretch of DNA from Shewanella sediminis HAW-EB3:
AAAGAGTCGACCAGACATGACTAATGATTCTTTATTGGCAAGCAATACACGTTTGCCGGCTTTAACCGCCGCTAATGTTGGCACCAGACCCGCTGCGCCCACAATCGCAGCCATCACACTGTCTACACAACTTGCACTGACAATATCAATCAGTTGATCTTCGCCAGTGGTGATTTCAACATTCAGACTTGTAGGTAATCTTTGCTTGAGTGATTTAGCCGCTTGCCCATCGACCATATGAGCAATTTGAGGGCGATGTGTCTCACACAGAGCGAGCATCTTTTCGACACTGGTATTAGCGACCAAAGCATACACACTGTAGGCATCAGGATTGCTTTCTATGACACTTAACGTACTAGAGCCAATAGAACCTGTCGCACCTAAAATTACCATTCTCTGCATGGGTTACATCCAAAATGCAATATATATAAGGGTAAATACAGGCAGTGCGGCAGTTAAACTATCGATACGATCGAGTATCCCCCCATGCCCGGGTAAAATTGTACCTGAATCTTTAATATCGGCTACACGTTTGAACATACTCTCGGAAAGGTCACCGACAGCGGAAACAAGGGCTACGAATAGAGTGACAACGACCACCAGCCCAAGCTCTTGTTCGGGAGAAGCTGTCATTATACCGAAAACAACAATCATGCTGGTAGCCAAACCACCCAGTAAGCCTTCAATGGTTTTAGCCGGACTCACATTGGGCATCAACTTGTGTTTACCTAATGCTTTCCCCGCAAAATACGCCCCGGAATCGGTCGCCCAAACCACGATCATAACCAAAAAGACGAGTGTTCCACCGTAATAGGGAGCCGCTTCAGAGCTTAAGCCTTTTAAGGCGATTAATGCGGCAAAGCATGGAATTAGAGTCAACTGTCCAAACATCGACTTGAACATATGGCTTTTTTGCCACATGGCCGAGCTCTTCGGAAATGAGAGGACTAAAAGAAAAGAGATTGCCCACCACATTGCACCGATTAAGATAACCGACAGGTAGACGGGATGAAGGTGCCCTTTAAACCAAAGTTCATCGGCAGGCACAAAAATATTTAACGCGACCAGTAGTACACCTATGGTGACGGTAAAGCTCCATTGCGTTATTTGACAGCGTTTATCAATTATCTGTCCCCACTCCTTGGCCGCAATAAGGAATACAGGGATCAAAGCCCATGAGAAGTATTCCGTAGGAAGCCAAAAAATAGCCCCCAAAACCAAGGGAATTAACCAAATTGCTGTTATTATTCGTTGTTTTAGCAAAAAATATCCCTCTAAAAATTATTTCTGAGCCTGCATAGATTCGATCTGGCATCCCGTTAAGCCAAAACGGCGCTGACGAGATGCAAAAATGGCTACCGTCTGCCTGAATGCATTTTCATCAAAGTCCGGCCATAAAGTATCGGTAAATACCAACTCGGCATAGGCAGCCTGCCATAAAATGAAATTACTGATACGGAAATCACCGCCAGTGCGGATCATTAAATCAACTTCAGGCTGATTTTGCATGCATAAATGTTCATTTAGCGCCTCTTCGGTGAACTGACTGCTGTTCATTTCACCAGACTCGACCTTTTTAGCTAAAGTTTGAGCCGCCTGCATGATATCCCAACGGCCTCCATAGTTAGCCGCAACGTTAAGAATTAACTCAGAGTTATCGGCAGTTTTCGCCTCAGCCGATGCGATCTGTTTCTGTAAACGCTCTGGGAAACGACTAATATCCCCTATGATATTTAGCCTTACACCATTTTTATGCAGTAACTTAATCTCGCGCTGTAGAACAGTAAAAAACAGTTCCATCAACAGCGTGACCTCTTTATCGGGTCTACGCCAATTTTCGCTCGAGAAGGCAAACAGTGTCAGTGAGTCTATTCCCATCTCTCTGGCAGTGCTAACGACACGACGAACTGCCTTTACACCGGCTCGGTGCCCCATCACTCTGGGTTTCCCTTGTGCCTGTGCCCAACGTCCGTTTCCATCCATGATGATGGCTACGTGCTTGGGAGTTGACAGTTTCACAAGTTCAGCGACCTCCTCAGGAGTGAATTCTGAACTAGATTGGGAGTCGATTGACATCTATTACAACCCTTAAAATAGACAAACGCCGTGTAGTATACCGCTACACGGCGTCTGAACTCTAGTTTCTTAGCCCTAGATTAGACTTCCATCAACTCTGCTTCTTTTGCAGTCAATATTTCATCGATCAGCTTGATGTGAGCATCGGTGAATTTCTGAACGTCATCTTCAGTACGACGAACATCATCTTCAGTACACTCTTTCTCTTTTTCAAGAGATTTAACGTCTGAGTTAGCGTCACGGCGAACGTTACGCACTGCTATACGACCATTTTCAGCTTCGGCGCGTACTACTTTAATCAGATCTTTACGACGCTCTTCCGTTAATGCCGGAAGTGGAATACGGATAGTTGCACCGGCAGACATAGGATTAAGTCCTAAGTCAGAACTCATAATTGCCTTTTCAACGGCTTGGATCATCGTACTGTCGAAAACATTGACAGCAAGAGTTCGTGAATCTTCAATCGATACATTGCCGACTTGCTTAAGCGGTGTCATTGAACCGTAATAAGAGACTTTAATTGTATCTAATAGACTAGGGTGTGCACGGCCAGTACGAACTTTAGCCATTTGGGTCTTAGTGGATTCAACGCACTTTTCCATGCGTGATTTTGCATCATTTTTAATTTCGTTTATCACGATAAATATCCTTTCTAATTCACTAATTGCTTATTCTATTATTGAACACTCAGCTTCAGCTACCGGAGCCTTTATCACTCGGCTGATTGAGCCTTGATCATTGTACCTTCCTGCTCACCCATTATTACACGACGAAGGGCACCAGGTTTATTCATATTAAATACCAATAATGGCATATTGTGATCTCTAGCCATAGTAAATGCTGCCAGATCCATCACTTTTAACTCTTTGTCGAGAATTTCATCGTAACCCATTTCATCATATTTTACTGCATCAGGGTTCTTAACCGGATCATCTGAATAGACACCGTCTACTTTGGTTCCTTTAATGACGACTTCAGCTTCAATCTCAATTCCGCGTAGACATGCAGCAGAATCTGTGGTGCAGAAAGGATTACCCGTTCCCGCAGCAAAAATAACAACACGACCAGACTTTAATAAGCTAATCGCTTCAGCCCAGTTATAATCGTCACACACGCCCTTCAAAGGAATTGCAGACATCAGTCTTGCATTGACATAAGCACGATGCAAAGCATCACGCATCGCCAGACCATTCATCACAGTTGCAAGCATACCCATATGGTCACCAACAACGCGGTTCATGCCAGCTTGTGCCAGTCCTTCGCCACGAAATAGGTTCCCACCACCGATAACAACACCTACCTGAATGCCGAGCTCAACCAGTTCTTTAATCTCTTGAGCCATACGATCCAATACTTTAGGATCGATACCAAAGCCTTCTTCGCCCATTAAGGCTTCGCCACTTAACTTTAGAAGAATACGTCGAAATGCAGGTTTAGGATTCGTGCTCATTTTTATTGTCCTGAATTGATGCCGATAGGGAAATATATACGATAAGACCGCAGCAAATGCTACGGCCTTAGGGGTGCTTACAAAGGAGATTAAGCCTTAGTAGCAGCGATTTGTGCAGCTACTTCAGCAGCAAAATCTTCTTCTTTCTTCGCGATACCTTCGCCAACTTCTAAACGAACGAAGTTAGATACCGTAGCGCCTTTCTCTTTAAGAATTGCGCCAACAGTTTTCTTAGGTTCCATGATGTAAGCTTGACCAGTAAGAGAGATCTCACCAGTGAACTTCTTCATGCGACCGAAAACCATCTTCTCAGCAATCTCTGCAGGCTTGCCTTCGTTCATAGCGATTTCGATCTGAAGTGCTCTCTCTCTCTCAACAAGATCAGCCGGAACATCTTCAGGGTTAACGAACTCAGGCTTAGAAGCAGCAACGTGCATTGCAACGTGCTTTAGCGTCTCTTCGTCAGCTTCACCGGCAACAACTACACCGATGCGCTCACCGTGACGGTAAGAGGCAAGGTTTGCACCATCAATGTACTCAACGCGACGAACGTTGATGTTTTCACCGATTTTAGTAACGAGTGCAATACGCGTCTCTTCAAACTGTGCTTTCAAATCTTCGATAGTGACTTTAGATGCAGCAGCAACCTCTAGAACAGCGTTAGCAAATGCTAGGAAGTTTGCGTCTTTTGCAACGAAGTCTGTTTGACAGTTAACTTCTAAAAGTGCAGCGTAACCTTCGCCATTCTTAATAAGGATTGTACCTTCAGCAGCGATGTTACCTGCTTTTTTGGCAGCCTTTGCAGCACCGCTCTTACGCATGCTATCAATTGCTAGTTCGATGTCACCATCAGTTTCAGTCAATGCTTTCTTACAATCCATCATGCCAGCGCCAGTGCGGTCACGAAGTTCTTTAACTTGGGCAGCAGTAATTGCCATTGTTAAATCCTCTACAGATAATTCAAAATTCAATTGATATAAAACAGGGGCTGTTACCACCTAAGGTGAAAAGCGCCCCTGTTTTCCTATCATGTCGCTTAATTAATTTTGGAGATGCTTAGCATCAAACCAAATTATTCAGCTTCTACGAAACCGTCTTGCTCAGCTTGTACAGCAAGGTCTTGACCACGACCAGCTTTAGCGGCAGCAGCAACAGACTGAGTGTATAAACGGATAGAACGCATAGCGTCATCGTTACCAGGAACGATGTAGTTGATACCGTCTGGTGAAGAGTTAGTATCAACAACAGCTACAACTGGAATACCTAAGTTGTTAGCTTCTTTAATAGCGATATGCTCATGGTCAGCACCGATAACGAAGATAACGTCAGGTAGGCCGCCCATGTTCTTGATACCACCAAGAGATTTTTCTAACTTCTCAAGCTCGCGAGTACGCATTAGCGCCTCTTTCTTAGTAAGCTTGTCGAAAGTACCGTCTACAGACTGGCTTTCAAGGTCTTTAAGACGCTTGATTGATTGACGAACTGTTTTCCAGTTAGTCAACATGCCGCCTAACCAGCGGTGATCGACGTAGAACTGCTCACAAGAGATAGCAGATTCTTTGATAGCTTCGCTTGCAGCACGCTTAGTACCAACGAAAAGAACTTTACCTTTCTTTGATGCAACATTGCTGATGAAAGCAAGTGCTTCATTGAACATAGGCACAGTGTGCTCTAGGTTGATGATGTGAACACCATTACGAGCACCGAAGATGAAAGGCTTCATCTTTGGGTTCCAGTAACGAGTCTGGTGACCGAAGTGAACACCGGCTTGTAGCATGTCGCGCATTGAAACTGTAGTCATTTTATTACCTTAAATTGTTAGGGGTTAGACCTCCACGCTTCCCATATCTTCGACCTATGTAGGCACCCCGAAGAATGTGTCGAAACGTGTGTGATTTAGTATTTAATAAATAGCCATGTATAATGGCCGCCATCTTAACTTTAACCGCTTGAGCATTTTGCTTGAATCTCCATCCTATTGAATAGAATCCTATTGAATAGAGAGTATCTTGCATCTGCCAAAGACGGGTTAGAGTCAAACATAACGGCGCGCTTTATACCATATTGAGAGAGCAAACACAAATTTTCGCTCTCTTTTGATGTAAAATATGCTCGCCGAAATCGCCATGAAAAGACACACGAGAGACAGTTAAATGAGTATAGTGATAAAGAGTGCAGAAGAGATCGAGAAAATGCGTGCAGCCGGAAAATTAGCGGCTGACGTTTTAGAGATGGTGGCGCCTTTTGTTAAAGTGGGTGTTACGACAGATGAGCTAAACGATATCTGCGCTAAATTTACAGAAGAACATGGCGCAACCTCAGCACCTCTCGACTATCACGGTTTTCCAAAGTCTATCTGTACTTCAATCAATGAAGTGATCTGCCATGGGATCCCAAGTTCACGCGCTTTAAAAGATGGCGATATTATTAATATCGATATCACGGTCATCAAAGATGGTTACCACGGTGACACTTCGAAGATGTTTTTGATTGGTGATGTCAGCGCTAAAGATACGCGTCTTTGCCGCATCGCTCAAGAGAGCCTCTATGCCAGCATCCGTAAAGTTCGTCCGGGTATGAAACTAGGCGAAATAGGTACCATAGTTGAGAAATTTATTAAGACTAAGAAAACTGGCCTCGAGAAATACAGCATTGTA
This window harbors:
- a CDS encoding phosphatidate cytidylyltransferase; translation: MLKQRIITAIWLIPLVLGAIFWLPTEYFSWALIPVFLIAAKEWGQIIDKRCQITQWSFTVTIGVLLVALNIFVPADELWFKGHLHPVYLSVILIGAMWWAISFLLVLSFPKSSAMWQKSHMFKSMFGQLTLIPCFAALIALKGLSSEAAPYYGGTLVFLVMIVVWATDSGAYFAGKALGKHKLMPNVSPAKTIEGLLGGLATSMIVVFGIMTASPEQELGLVVVVTLFVALVSAVGDLSESMFKRVADIKDSGTILPGHGGILDRIDSLTAALPVFTLIYIAFWM
- the map gene encoding type I methionyl aminopeptidase, whose protein sequence is MSIVIKSAEEIEKMRAAGKLAADVLEMVAPFVKVGVTTDELNDICAKFTEEHGATSAPLDYHGFPKSICTSINEVICHGIPSSRALKDGDIINIDITVIKDGYHGDTSKMFLIGDVSAKDTRLCRIAQESLYASIRKVRPGMKLGEIGTIVEKFIKTKKTGLEKYSIVKDYCGHGIGAGFHEEPQVMHYKNSDKTVLRPGMCFTIEPMINAGRHTCILDKDDNWTVTTSDGKKSAQWEHTLLITKTGVEVLTLREEEDFPRVINH
- the rpsB gene encoding 30S ribosomal protein S2, whose protein sequence is MTTVSMRDMLQAGVHFGHQTRYWNPKMKPFIFGARNGVHIINLEHTVPMFNEALAFISNVASKKGKVLFVGTKRAASEAIKESAISCEQFYVDHRWLGGMLTNWKTVRQSIKRLKDLESQSVDGTFDKLTKKEALMRTRELEKLEKSLGGIKNMGGLPDVIFVIGADHEHIAIKEANNLGIPVVAVVDTNSSPDGINYIVPGNDDAMRSIRLYTQSVAAAAKAGRGQDLAVQAEQDGFVEAE
- the frr gene encoding ribosome recycling factor translates to MINEIKNDAKSRMEKCVESTKTQMAKVRTGRAHPSLLDTIKVSYYGSMTPLKQVGNVSIEDSRTLAVNVFDSTMIQAVEKAIMSSDLGLNPMSAGATIRIPLPALTEERRKDLIKVVRAEAENGRIAVRNVRRDANSDVKSLEKEKECTEDDVRRTEDDVQKFTDAHIKLIDEILTAKEAELMEV
- a CDS encoding isoprenyl transferase; its protein translation is MSIDSQSSSEFTPEEVAELVKLSTPKHVAIIMDGNGRWAQAQGKPRVMGHRAGVKAVRRVVSTAREMGIDSLTLFAFSSENWRRPDKEVTLLMELFFTVLQREIKLLHKNGVRLNIIGDISRFPERLQKQIASAEAKTADNSELILNVAANYGGRWDIMQAAQTLAKKVESGEMNSSQFTEEALNEHLCMQNQPEVDLMIRTGGDFRISNFILWQAAYAELVFTDTLWPDFDENAFRQTVAIFASRQRRFGLTGCQIESMQAQK
- the pyrH gene encoding UMP kinase → MSTNPKPAFRRILLKLSGEALMGEEGFGIDPKVLDRMAQEIKELVELGIQVGVVIGGGNLFRGEGLAQAGMNRVVGDHMGMLATVMNGLAMRDALHRAYVNARLMSAIPLKGVCDDYNWAEAISLLKSGRVVIFAAGTGNPFCTTDSAACLRGIEIEAEVVIKGTKVDGVYSDDPVKNPDAVKYDEMGYDEILDKELKVMDLAAFTMARDHNMPLLVFNMNKPGALRRVIMGEQEGTMIKAQSAE
- the tsf gene encoding translation elongation factor Ts; this translates as MAITAAQVKELRDRTGAGMMDCKKALTETDGDIELAIDSMRKSGAAKAAKKAGNIAAEGTILIKNGEGYAALLEVNCQTDFVAKDANFLAFANAVLEVAAASKVTIEDLKAQFEETRIALVTKIGENINVRRVEYIDGANLASYRHGERIGVVVAGEADEETLKHVAMHVAASKPEFVNPEDVPADLVERERALQIEIAMNEGKPAEIAEKMVFGRMKKFTGEISLTGQAYIMEPKKTVGAILKEKGATVSNFVRLEVGEGIAKKEEDFAAEVAAQIAATKA